TTGCTTTTTTCCGGTTACCCAAAAAGGTTTTCTCTTTTCCAGAAAAGCAGCCATTCCTTCTTGTCCTTCTTCGTCTGCACGCAAGCGGGCAATCATCCGCGAGGTAATATCTATCAACCGGTTCAGGTTGCGGGTTTCCGTAACCTGATTAATCAGTTTTTTGGTTTCTCTCACAGCATGAGGAGCAGCGGTTAATATTTCATGGATCAGGCTTTGGATCTTCGCTTCCAGTTCATCTTCAGGAACCACCTGATTTACCAAATGCCATTTTTCGGCTTCCCGGGCATTAAAACGTTTTCCGGTAAGCATCAGTTCACGCGCACCATATTCTCCAATGCGCTTGATAACAAACGGACTGATCGTTGCCGGTGAAATACCCAGTTTTACTTCGCTGAAAGCAAATTTTGTGTTTTCGGCAGCAAGTACCATATCGCAGGCCGCCAAAAGGCCGTTGGCACCTCCAAAAGCAGCGCCATGCACCACAGCCAATGTGGGAACCGGACATTCATAAACCGACCGGAACAATGTGGCTAACCGGCGGCCATCTTCTTTGTTTTCTTCAAAACCGTAAGCCGCAATAGATTTCATATAATTCAGGTCGGCTCCGGCACAAAACGATTTCCCGTTGCCCCGCAAAATGACCAGCCGGGGTAAATCTTCCGGAACCTTGTTATCCAACTCCTGAAAAAAATGGGTCAGTTCGCGGATCATTTCCTCATTCAGGGCATTATGTACTTCCGGACGGTTGAGTACCAGCTCAACGATTCCTTTTTTTGTCTGAACAAGGATTGTATTGAATTTCTTCATTTTAAAATCCTTTCTGCCTGACTTTTTGTATAAGCATTGGTTTTATCCCTCGTTGATTACAAACCGTTACATCCTAAAAATTCCATATTGTTGTTCGGGATATTTCTTATTTAACGACATGGCTATACCCATGGCCAGCATTTTCCGGGTATCTACCGGATCAATAATGCCATCATCCCACAAGCGGGAGGTGCTATACAAAGCAGCTCCTTCGCGTTCATATTTTTCTAAAATGGGCTTTCTTAGTTTTTCTACTTCTTCCGGAGGCATTTCTTTACCCATGGCACGGTATTGATCACGTTTCACCGTTTCGAGCACCGTCGCCGCCTGCTCACCACCCATCACCGAGATTTTGGCATTGGGCCACATGAACAGCAAGCGGGGATCGTAAGCCCGGCCTGCCATTCCATAGTTTCCGGCACCAAACGAGCCACCAAAGATCACCGTAAATTTCGGCACATTGGTATTCGATACCGCGTGTACCATTTTAGCCCCGTCACGGGCAATTCCTTTGCGTTCAAACTCTTTCCCGACTATAAAACCGGTAATGTTTTGCAAAAAGATCAATGGAATTTTACGACTGGTACACAACTCAATAAAGTGGGTCACTTTCAAAGCCGATTCAGAAAACAGCACGCCGTAATTGGCGATAATTCCTACCGGGAAACCCATAATACGGGCAAAACCGGTAACTACCGTCGTAGCATAACGGGCTTTAAATTCCTGAAACCGGCTGCCGTCCACCATACGCATGATAATTTCGCGCGGATCCACCATTTTTTTCAGATCTACCGGAGCAATTCCATAAAGCTCTTCCGGATCGTAAAGCGGTTCTTCGGGCGTAGTAATATCCAGCTGTTGTTTTTCACGAAATTCAAGGTTTTCAAATATGTTCCGGCAAATCTGAATGGCATGGGTATCGTTTTCAGCAAAGTGATCGGCTACCCCCGAAACCGCAGTATGTACTTCGGCTCCGCCCAGCTCTTCAGCGGTCACTTCTTCGCCGGTAGCGGCTTTTACCAACGGAGGGCCGCCTAAAAAAATGGTTCCCTGTTCTTTTACGATAATCGTTTCATCGCTCATGGCCGGCACATAAGCGCCACCTGCCGTACAGGATCCCATTACGATTGAGATCTGGGGAATACCCATAGCCGACATACGTGCCTGATTGTAAAAAAACCGGCCAAAATGGTTGGCATCCGGGAAAACAGTATCCTGTTCAGGTAAAAATGCTCCTCCCGAATCCACCATGTACACACACGGCAGGTGGTTTTCCATGGCAATCTGCTGGGCACGCAAATGCTTCTTAATGGTAAACCGCATATACGTTCCGCCTTTTACGGTGGCATCGTTGGCAATGATCACCGTTTCCTGTCCGTGAATGACACCAATACCGGTTACAATTCCCGCCGAGGGGAATTCATTGTTGTACTGGTCATAAGCAGCCAACGGCGAAAGCTCCAAGAAGGGAGTTCCCGGATCAACCAGCAGATTGATGCGTTCACGGGCCAGTAATTTACCCCTTTCTTTATGTCGTTTTACTGATTTTTCTGATCCTCCCCGGGTGACGGTTTCCAGAATGTTTTTATACTCATCCAGCAGTTTTATAAAAGCCTTGCGATTGGCTTTGAACTCTTCCGAATGAATGTCTATTTTGGTTTTTAACTGATACAATTTTATCGGGATTAAAAATGATGAACGTTTATTTTGGGAATGCAAGTTTACGGAAAAATGACCACATTTCCATGTTATTGATTAAATAAAACCGGTTCTTTATTGGTCAACTTCCCGGTTATTGGGCAGAATCCGGCATTTCGCCCATCCATTTTTTCAGAATGGAAATGGCTCTCTTTTTCATCGCAGGCGGCAAATTATTAATCCGGGTAAGATGGCTGCCCCCCGGCTTCACAAATTTTACCAGATTGTTCTGGTAAGTCAGGTTAACCGAGGTGGAACCCCACGGATCATCACCACCAACAAGAAACATCATATTATGGGCTTTATGACGGATAAAACAATCGACAGAATCCATGACGGACGGATCAAAGCCGGGTTTTGTTCCTTTGGGAAGTGTGAAATTGAAATTCGGATTGTGTTTAAAAACGGTCCATTGTTTAAACGGAGCAATGTTATACCCATACATTCCCATTTGTTTCATGGCCTCATAAAAGAACGGTTCAAACCGTTTGATGCCCTGGTCAGAAACCCATGAAAAATCAGCCACTTTGTCCCAGTATTTTACCATCTTCATCGGATTATCCGGCGTCATCGGGATGGCATCACAACGGGCTTTTCCCCATTGCCAAAAAGCAAACCGGAATTCAAAAACCATTAAATCAAATGCTTTTTCCCAACCGATACGAGAATAAGTATATCCTTTTGCTTTGGCTTCCTGTTTGAAATAAGGAAGATATTTATTCCGGTGGCTGATCAATTCTTTCTGGAAATTAAAAACCGCTTTACGGCATGCCGGTGTTCCTACCGAATCAAGAAACATATTAATCCGCCGGTCGGTAATGGAAAAATTCAACGGAGCCACATAAGGCACACTGGCCGTTACAT
The sequence above is drawn from the Candidatus Sulfidibacterium hydrothermale genome and encodes:
- a CDS encoding carboxyl transferase domain-containing protein, producing the protein MYQLKTKIDIHSEEFKANRKAFIKLLDEYKNILETVTRGGSEKSVKRHKERGKLLARERINLLVDPGTPFLELSPLAAYDQYNNEFPSAGIVTGIGVIHGQETVIIANDATVKGGTYMRFTIKKHLRAQQIAMENHLPCVYMVDSGGAFLPEQDTVFPDANHFGRFFYNQARMSAMGIPQISIVMGSCTAGGAYVPAMSDETIIVKEQGTIFLGGPPLVKAATGEEVTAEELGGAEVHTAVSGVADHFAENDTHAIQICRNIFENLEFREKQQLDITTPEEPLYDPEELYGIAPVDLKKMVDPREIIMRMVDGSRFQEFKARYATTVVTGFARIMGFPVGIIANYGVLFSESALKVTHFIELCTSRKIPLIFLQNITGFIVGKEFERKGIARDGAKMVHAVSNTNVPKFTVIFGGSFGAGNYGMAGRAYDPRLLFMWPNAKISVMGGEQAATVLETVKRDQYRAMGKEMPPEEVEKLRKPILEKYEREGAALYSTSRLWDDGIIDPVDTRKMLAMGIAMSLNKKYPEQQYGIFRM
- a CDS encoding S28 family serine protease; translated protein: MKKLTLRLSGMAVLFFFIFTLSVSGQTRLEKELQQLAKTYPITFKKMPVDSFFTEKYLIEFKEPLDHNHPNGKTFTQRIFLSNKGLDKPVVFVTEGYWANYAANPKYVNELCPILNANQIVLEHRFFPPSAPDSLDWRYLTVQQAAADDHAVVEMLKHIYHGKWLSTGISKGGQTCMIYRYFYPDDVTASVPYVAPLNFSITDRRINMFLDSVGTPACRKAVFNFQKELISHRNKYLPYFKQEAKAKGYTYSRIGWEKAFDLMVFEFRFAFWQWGKARCDAIPMTPDNPMKMVKYWDKVADFSWVSDQGIKRFEPFFYEAMKQMGMYGYNIAPFKQWTVFKHNPNFNFTLPKGTKPGFDPSVMDSVDCFIRHKAHNMMFLVGGDDPWGSTSVNLTYQNNLVKFVKPGGSHLTRINNLPPAMKKRAISILKKWMGEMPDSAQ
- a CDS encoding enoyl-CoA hydratase-related protein; protein product: MKKFNTILVQTKKGIVELVLNRPEVHNALNEEMIRELTHFFQELDNKVPEDLPRLVILRGNGKSFCAGADLNYMKSIAAYGFEENKEDGRRLATLFRSVYECPVPTLAVVHGAAFGGANGLLAACDMVLAAENTKFAFSEVKLGISPATISPFVIKRIGEYGARELMLTGKRFNAREAEKWHLVNQVVPEDELEAKIQSLIHEILTAAPHAVRETKKLINQVTETRNLNRLIDITSRMIARLRADEEGQEGMAAFLEKRKPFWVTGKKQKK